Below is a genomic region from Bacillus anthracis str. Vollum.
AAATGTTCTTCCCTTGTATATTTATGAACGATAAATACACAAGGAATCCAAATGATATACACTAAACTCAAAATTATAATTGAGATCCAGGAATCTCGACCAGAATGATCTAATAGCATCGGAATTATAATGACGTGATTAATAATTCCAGTACTACCAATAAGGACAAGAGCAATCTGAAAAAAATTAACCATCTGCTTCGCCATATCTACCACCATATTTTGTCATAAATAAATGTTAGTATTATACTCGGTACGTTACACATTTATTCAACATGTAGCTCTATTTGCAATATTCGGCTCTGGTGCAAGATTCGAATGATATTAAAACATAAGGTTAATTACGAACATTAAACATATTTAGATTGCGAAGGATGTATTTTCAAAATCATTGAATGTTCTGGTTGAAAATCCTATGGAATCATTTTTGCACTGAAACCGAAAAAACAATTGAAAATTGCTTATGTAATGCCCTTGATTTGTTAAGTTTTTTCTTTAAGAAATATTTTCACATGAAAAGGCGACTCTTTTCTATTTAAAGAATCGTCTTTTCATCTTTTTTCAATTCTCTTAATTTCCGATATAACGCAGCTTGACTTACATCTGTGATAGCACAAATTTCTTTAATTGTTTTCTTCGTTTGTTGGCGTAATTCAATCGCATGGTTCATTCCTGCATGTTGTTCTGTATATTTTTTTATTCTCCCCCGGTAAACTCCTTTTTGTTTTGCAAGTTTGATTCCAGCAATTTGTTTTTCCTTAATCATTTCTCGGTCTAATTCACTAAAGGCAGACATAACCGTTAAAAAGAACTTTCCTGTTGGAGTTCTTGTGTCAATTCCTAAATTTAACACTGCAAAGTGTACGCCTTTTTCACGAAGATGTTCAACAAATTGTAGTAATTGAATTGTATTCCGTCCTAGCCGGTCCATTCTTGTTACCACGAGCGTATCTCCTTTTAGTAATTGAGAAAGTAAATCATCTAATTCTATTTTTTCTTGACTTACACCGCTAATTTTCTCTTTAACAATCTTATCAACTCCATATTTTAGAAGTTGTTCAATTTGTGTATCTAAATTTTGATCTTGTGCACTGACACGAGCATATCCATATATCATTTTTTTCACCTTTTTTCTCTTTATTTTTGATAAGTGCTATTGATAGTCTGTGAACCCTTTATTATCAAGGAGACAAAACATTATCAATAGGGTATACTCTATTGATAATAATTGATTTTTTAGAAGAAAGGAATCCAATATTGAAAACAAGAGAACTTCTTACAGATATACAACGAACATTTTTTTATAAAATTCCTAGTCAGATGGATGAACGTGAATTAATTCGCTATTACACATTATCTGATGAAGAGTTACAAATAGTTAATCAACAGCGTGGTGATCATAACCGATTAGGATTTGCTATTCAAATTTCTTATCCTCGTTTTCCAGGGAGGCCTTTATTGGCTAAAGAAAAAATTCCACAATTTCTTGTGAATTTTCTTGCCAAACAAATAGGTGTAGCCTCTTGGGAGGTACAAAATTACGCACGTACTCGAGATACCACACGGCGAGAGCATGTAAATAAAATACGGAATCTTTACAATTTACGTACTTTTACTCTGAGAGAATACCGTGAATTAGCACGGTGGCTTCTCCCTCTAGCAATGAAAACTGAAAACGGGTATTTACTGGTAGAAGCTCTTATTCAGGAAATGAGAAAACGGAAAATTATCCTTCCAGCAGTTTACGCTATAGAACATTTAGCCTGGTCTGTAAGAGAACGCGCTAGGAAAAGAATTTTTAAATATTTAACGAAAGGACTTTCTTCTTATCAATACGAACAACTAGATACATTACTTTATACTCATGAAGAGAAAAAAAGTTCACTTTTATCATGGTTACGTCAACCACCGGGTGTTATAGCGCTTAAAAATTTTCATGAAATTTTGGATCGATTAGAGTTTATTCAAAGTTTAGATTTACCTTTAGATAATGGGAAAGAAATTCATCAGAATAGGTTAATACAAATGGCCCGTGAGGGCTCTCGTTATTCTATACAACATTTATCTAGGTTTAATGAGAGGAAACGATATGCAACGATCATGGCATTCCTTATCCATATCTATGCTTTTTTAACTGATCAAGGTTTAGATATGTTTGCAAAACTAATGGGACGAATGTTTAACCGTGGAGAAAATAAACATAATAAACTATTTCAAAAAGATGGGAAATCAATAAATGAAAAAGTTAGACTTTATGTCGAAATAGGAAAAGCATTAATTGAAGCAAAAGAATTAGAAACAGATCCTTTCGAAGCTGTACAATCTATTATATCTTGGGAGAAATTTATTCACTCTGTACATGAAGCTGAAAGCTTAGCTAGACCAATAGAATTTGATTATCTAGATTTGCTCGATAATCATTATGGACATTTTCGTAAAATGGCTCCACGTTTACTCAATAGATATGTGTTTAAAGCTTCTTCAACCAGCCAAACTGTATTACAAGCATTAGAACTATTAAAAGAAGCCAATCAATCTGGAAAACGAAAAATACCTGATAATGTACCGACTGATTTTATAAAGTCTAAATGGATGAAATATGTGTACCAAGACGATAAAATAAATCGACATTACTATGAATTTAGTGTGTTTTCAGAGTTATTGAATACCCTTCGTTCTGGTGATATGTGGGTAAAAGGCAGCAAGCAATATAAAGATTTTGAAGAGTATCTTTTACCACCCCATACTTGGCAGCACATGAAGCAAACACAACAAATTCCCCTGGAATTTACAGAGGATGTAGAGAAATATTTAAACAAACGCTTTGAACAATTAGATATAGAGCTTTCAAAAGTCAATTGTTTAATTGCAAATCAAGATTTGCAAGGTGTAACGATATATGGAGATAAAATACAAGTCGCTTCTCTAAAAAAGATGGTTCCAGAAGATGTAGAAGAAATTACTCGACTTGTGTATGACTTATTGCCGCGTATTAAATTAACAGATTTATTAGTAGAAGTAGATACTTGGACACAGTTTAGCAAACACTTTGTTCATCTTCACACTCAAAAGGCTCCAAAAGAAAAATCAATTTTATTTGCGGCTATCTTATCAGATGGAATTAATTTAGGATTAAGTAAAATGGCTGATGCTTGTCCAAATATCTCATATTCTCAGCTAGCTTGGATAGCAGATTGGTATATAAGAGATGAAAGCTATACGAAAGCACTTGGAGATATTGCAAATTTTCATCATAAACAACCCTTTTCTTCCTATTGGGGAGAGGGCACTACTTCATCTTCAGATGGACAATTTTTTCGTGCCGGTGGGACTTCCAGTCCCCTAGCACAAGTAAATGGTAAGTATGGTCATGACCCAGGATTAAGTTTTTATACACATATATCAGATCAATATCATCCATTTTATGTCCAAGTTATTAGTTCCTCAGAAGAGGCACCACATATTATTGATGGGCTACTGTATCATGAAACAGATTTGCAAATTGAAGAACATTATACAGATGCCGCGGGTTTTGTTGATCATATATTTGGAATGTGCCATATGTTAGGGTTTCGCTTTTCACCACGAATTAAAACGATTGATAATCATAAAATATATACATTATCTGTTCCAACAATATATGACCATATTAACTTCATGGTTGGCGGAACAATTCAGGTAAAGAAAATACGTGAAAATTGGGATGAAATATTACGTTTAGTTAGCTCTGTACGACAAGGAACAGTTACAGCTTCCCTGATTTTAAAAAAATTATCATCTTACCCTAGACAGAATAGTTTATGTATCGCACTTCGTGAAATCGGCCGAATAGAAAGAAGTTTATATATGTTAAAGTGGATACAAGATCCTGAGCACAGAAGAAAAGTTCAGGTTGAATTAAATAAAGGCGAAAGTAAAAATTCTTTGGCTAGAGCTGTATTTTTTAATCAATTAGGAGAAATTCGTGACCGATCCTATGAAGATCAATTGCATCGTGCAAGTGGACTTCAACTCATTATTTCTGCGATTGTAACTTGGAATTCTATCTATATCTCTCGTGCAATTGAAACGTTACGGAATAATGGTATTCATATTCCAGAGGAATATATTCAGCACATCTCTCCATTAGGCTGGGAACATATCGCACTTACAGGAGATTATATTTGGAATTTAAATCAAGAATTGAATTTTGAAAACTTACGACCACTACGGAAAAATAGAATAAAACAGAAATAAAAACACAGGGAAAATTATTTTCTCTGTGTTTTTATTTCTTAATAATATGTAAAAATATTCCTTGACGTACAATTTTCTTTTTTCGGTCGTGTGACCCCTAATACATATAAATAACATTAAAATTTCGAATAATAGAATTTAAAAAGATAATTATCTATAATTAATATAAAATATAAGATTCCCCTAGAAAATTTCTACAATTATTGCTTTTTGACTAAAAAACAGAAAAATATTTACTTTCAAATGATCTGAACAACCTACCCTCACTATTGTTTAGGAGTTTTTTCGTCTCATTGAGGTTAAATTCTTTAGGTCTCAGATTTATTTGTTAAAATTCTTATACATACAGTGAAAATTAAACTACAAAAACCTCCATCCAACCAATGTTGATTCTACGAGAAGTTTTTAGATATTTAACAGAGTGAATGGCTGTAAAGTGAACTCTAATAAATGGTTGGCCAAAACATCCGAGTTTTTCTACTAAAAACAATGTAATTATAAGTATTGTAGTTAAGATACATTAATCTGTTTATCATTTCATATATTCACATTATAATATCAACATCATGCTTCCATATAAAGAGCGAGAAAAACTATGATCACATTCATCTAAAAACAGTGAATAATAGATGCTTAAATATTCAGTTATTTCAAAATGAGTCGTTTCAAATCTAATATTAGATTTGGAATGTAAAAAGCATGTGTTTTGTAATGATCTAATATTCTTATATAGGTAATTCCATTGTGCTCGCTAATAATCTCATGAATTTTTTGTATAAAAATACCTTTTGTCTCTTGCGTCATTATTTGAAAAGAGCAAATTAAAATACAACATACAATAATAATGAAATTAATTATTGTTGTATAAGTTTTCATATTCTTATAAATCTCCCAACGTTAATCTCTATTTCTATAAAATAATAAATTGTTATTATTTTTTTAACAATAAATACGTTGTTACACCTATTAGGACAGCACCTAAAATTACAACCATAGACTTATTCAAATTATTTCCTCCTAGTCTCTATTTGTCTCCAGACCCCATTCTTTTTATAATATAAACGTTTGTCCCCAAAAACTACTTCTCTATTTCCAATTTTATAGTTCTTTCTCTTTTTGTTTTTTTCTTTTTGTTTTTTCTTTTGGTCTTTTCCTCTTTAATAATTTGCAAATCTATTTTCCAATTATGTATCAAATCTTTTTCATTTTTCATATAATTCCCCTTCTACAAAGTTACTTTCGAAAATAGCAGCTGCCCTTCTTATAAAAATCCAAAATAAAGTCAAATTAAATAAAGTGTTACAAAGTAAAACGTTAGAAAAAGACTTGTTAGCCACACCATGCCTAGCAATAACTCAATTTTATGTAATTCCATAATTATTCCATACCCATACATTTAATTTTAGTAGTAACAATCTACATTTTATATTCTAAATATCTGTTTTTTCATTTTTTAACCCATTTAGATTTAATATCATTCTTTTCCTTACCTACAGATACTCTTGTATACTCATGCCTAATTGCATAAATTAATTTTACAAAATCCTAATTTTCATTAGAAATAAGGGAGTTAGTTATAACTCCCTTGGGTTCCTTGCGCCAGAACCAAATTGAATCACGTTATAATTCAAATACATATCCTAATATGGAGAAAAGATGGCTATCGCTTCTTCACCTAATTTTCATATTAATTTAATGGCTAGTTTCAGTAACTCTTGAACTATAACATTCAACAACATAGCTAAAATATACATCAATTTATAAAGGGGTTTATGTATATTTTTACTTTTATTAACAGTATTTTTTTATTCACGAGTAGACAAATTAATAATTTGTGATGCAACAATTTTCTAAATCCGCAATTAACTGTTAAAGTACATTTAGAGTTTTGTATAGTAATGGGACGGAAACGATAATGGGAATTTTATCTACTCAAAACTTCAACTTTATACGGCTAATTCATCACAATAAGTAATTACTTCAATATAACAATTCCCCCTACTACTTATAAGGTTCACCATATTCACCCATAATACACTCTTCTCATTTTTGCGGAAAATATCCATTTATAGATGAACTAAAAACAGATCCAATCAATTAATTGGTCATTAAAATCTTGTGGACTAATTAGAGTTACCTAGAACTAATTGTCCTTAGCTGTTTTCGAATACCCTATTATTAAGAGATATTTTTTACATAAGAAAATGTACATAGTTTAATTTAACGTATATCACCTTATTCATATTATAAAAAATAACTTGGTACCGCAAAATAATGAAAATATAGCATACTATTAAAATAATTAATCCTAAATTATATAAAATTAAATAATAATTTCTTTAAAAAAGAAATTATTATTTAATTTTATAATTCAAAAAGCTATACACTATTTAAGAACTATATATACCTTTAATAAGGTACCTTAAGTAATAAATACAACAAAAAGGAGGAAGTTTTGTATTTTGGAAAAATCTTTGGAGCAATTTCAATATAATTGGAATAACAAAACCCCGCAAAAATCAACTGACACTTACTACGCTACAATAAATAACATGTATTTAGATAAATATAATAATTCAATTATAGATCTTAATTTTAATTTAGGCGGATTTATTGATAATTATAAAACATATAAAAAAGAAGAAAGGTACGTTGAAATTGAATTACCATACGGAGTAACCTTTACAGGAGAACCTAGTAAAATCAATTCAAATAAACTGAAGCTATATTATTATGTAAAAGGTTATATACGAAATGCAGGATACTTCTATAATATTACTGTAGACCTACTTAAGGGTTCTAATACTGGACGTATATTATTACGGAGAGCCGCATTAAACTATTATTATCTTCATCTTTATATGCATAACATCAAATTAAATATTGATACAAACATATATATAAAAAACTATCTCACTTTTAAAACTGGTGGAAACTATATATATCAATAATAAAATCTTAAAATAGACAAAAATAAAATAGAATTGAATTCTTTTTAATATAATCAAAAATTAATTATTGAAAATTCTATACTCACCAAAAATTTCAAGGTGATTTAATTAAAAAACTAATAACCCCCCTTACAATCTAGTTTTTTGTTCTAAATCGTAAGGGGTTTTATTAGTTATATTTCTTTTTTAGTTCATAATATGAATGAATATATTCTTTTTTTAATTTATAATAGGAATATATCGTACTATAAATTAAATGATCAAAGAACAAATTTATCTGTTCAATTACCACTTTGCATTCTTGACCAGTTGGATTCAAAAGGAATAATGTATTTAATATTTCTTTTTTTCCTTCATTGGTATTATATATAAAATCTGCAATATTTACTTTTGCATCCATACGTTCTTGGGCAATTTTTTTTGAAATATCTTCAATGTCTTGTAAATTAATTTCTTCTCGCATATACATTGTGAATACATGAAGTAAATGCGTTCCATTTTTAATTATTTCATTTTTATAAGGATCATGTTCATGAACTAAAATACGTTTTTTCCAATTTGATATAAATTTCTCCTGGCTTTCTTTTAGGTATAAACATAAGTATCGTTTTGTTGCTTCCATAATTCCACTCCTTAATTCCTTAAAAATCTTTATATGAATTACCTTAACTTAAAAAACAGTAACATTCATTAATCCTAAGCTAGATTAATTATGTTGCAAAATAGATTATATAACTTTTTTTACTTTAACTTTGGAATAATAAATAAAAATTATAATTTTTCTATGTTAATATGCTATTTCAATAGAAGAAACAAAAAACCAATTTTTCCCTTAAAAAAATCATTCCCAAAATATGTGTTTTGAAATATAATAGCATTTGTCAGGTCATCTGATGACATGGTTAAAATACCGTTAAATGTCCGTTAATTCTAATATTCTGTATATTTACACAACAGGAAAGGAGAATCAATTATAGACATGCTAACACCGATATCCATCGAAAAGGAACATATAAGATTAATTAATTTACTACACTTTATCAATGAACAAAATAGATGGTTTACAATTAAAGAATTATCTGATTATCTACAGGTCGCAGATAAAACAGTCCGAAAATATTTAAAATTATTAGAAGACGAAATTCCTCCATCTTGGAATTTACTTGTTCAAAAAGGAAAAGGAATTTATCTAAAAAAACCATTAAATGAATCCCTTTCCTTTGTTGAATCAAAAATTTTAAGAAAATCACTAAATCTTCAAATTTGCGAAGAACTTGTATTCAAAAAAAACAGTATGCAATCCTTAGCTCAAAAACTCCACTTACAAGTAGGAGCTTTATACCCAATTATTAATCAAATAAATTATGATATACAATCCAGTCATTTAAATATCAAAAAAAAACCTCTAGAAATATCGGGAAGAGAACAAGATGTCCGCGTATTTATGTTAAGGTTATATTGCAATATTCCAAATGATTATTGGCCGTTTCCCTATATTAATAAACAAAATATCACTGATTTAATTAATAAAATGGAAAAAATTTTAAATGTACAAATGTACACCTATTCAAAACACAAATTGTGTGTGTTGTTCGCTATAACAATCTCCAGATTACTATCAGGAAATACAATAGATAATGTAAGTGGACTTATTTTAGTAAATAAAAATGATGATCATTATAAAACAGTAGCGTCTATAACCTCAGAGCTACAAAACTCTTTCGGCGTTACATTACATGAAACTGAGATTTCATTTTTAGCCCTTGCACTACTTTTATCTCTTGGAAATTCTATTACCACAGACAGCAATAAAACATTAACTTCCTACAAAAAAACAATTATGCCTTTGGCTAAAGAAATTACCAAAGGAATTGAACATAAATTACAACTTGGGATAAATTATGATGAATCTTTTTTAACATATGTTGTTCTAATCATAAAAAAAGCATTAGATAAAAACTTTATTCAATATTATAATTATAATATAAAATTTATAAGGCATATAAAACAGCGTCATCCAAATACATTTAATACAATTCAAGAATGCATTAGTAATTTAAACTATACAGTATACTCCCATTTCGACTGCTATGAAATTTCATTATTAACAATGCATTTTGAAACTCAACGTATGCTATTTAAAAATAACCCGAAAAAAATATATGTATACACCTCACAAGGATGTATACATCGAGAGTATATATCTGCACTGCTTGAAAAACGTTATAATGGACTTATTAAAATTGTAAGAAACACTATTATAAATTTAACTAACGAATCACTCCAAGACATGGAGATAGATATTATTATTTCTAATGTTAACTTACCTATAAAAAATATACCTATTGTACAAATTTCGGAATTTCCTACAGAAAGAGATTTTCATGAAATCAAAAAGATAATATAAATGCCCTTTAAATATTTGTTTAATGACACAATGATTGCATATGCAGATGCTTTAAAAGGTTAGGATGGCATATTAACTATAGATGGTACAGGAAAGAACGGTGAATTGCACCTGCATAGCGATGGATAGGACCATATTTTGAAAAGTATTCTCATGGGAATTTTTCATCATTTGTAAAAATATGGTTTTAAAGTGTATAAAAGGGTTTGTGTTAAAAACGTAAAATATACGTAGTAATTTAATGTTTTATATGTATTCCTTTGTAGCAAGTGAATGGTTACATGATTAATAGTATATAGTTTTTTTATTTGGCGGTTTCTTATTTACTTGGAAATATATTGACCGCTGATATAGTAACAAAATTGAAACATAACGTTGATATTAGGGCTGAAGGAAGCGGAAAGCCTGGTACAAGAAATATGGGGCGCGTATATGGAAAAGGGTATTTATTTCATTTATATAAAATAAAAACGACATATTTATATGTCGTTTTTATCAGGCTGTGGAGAAAGTCTTCTCCACAGCCTATTTTTGTGTCTGAACCTCTTTTTATGTGTCAACACTGATAAAAAAGAGGAAAAGGAGAGATTTCTTATGATGGGTGCTTTAAAAAATCATCGTGATGAGCGTGTATCTGTTTCTGTAGAAGAATTGGTTCCACAATATCATTTCCTTCGTGCGATTGAAGCGACAATTAGTTTTGAGTTTATTGAGGAGAAGCTACGTCCTTATTATTGTGAAAACAATGGACGTCCGTCCATTCATCCTATTGTTTTATTTAAGATGATGTTTATTGGATATTTTTACGGTATTCGTTCTGAGCGTCAATTGGAAAAGGAGATTAAAACGAATATTGCTTACCGTTGGTTTTTAGGTTTTTCTCTATCAGACACGATTCCAGATCATTCTACAATCAGTTGGAATCGTCGTACCCACTTTATTCATACAAATATTTTTGAAGAAATTTTTGATGAGATTGTGAGACAAGCGACGGAGCATCGGATGGTAGGAGGACGTGCGTTGATGACAGATTCTACTCACATTAAGGCTAATGCTAATAAAAATAAATTTGTACATAAATATAAAAAAGAAAAGGCAAAGTTTTATATAGATGAACTAGAAGCTGCAGTAATCGAAGATCGTGAGGTACACAGAAAAAAGAATTAAAACCTAGAAAGGAAAGTGATACCCCTACCAAAAAAACTCGTATAAGTACAACGGATCCAGATAGTGGATTTTTAATGAGAGATGGAAAACCAAATGGTTTTCATTTCTTAGATCATCGTACGACTGATGCAAAGTACAATATTATTACAGATACCTATGTAACGGCTGGAAATATGGCAGATTCCGAGCCGTATTTAGCACGCCTCCAAGCTCAGATTGATAAATTCGGATTCAAAGTGGAAGCTGTCGCTCTTGATGCGGGTTATTTTACAGGCTATATTTGTAAGAAATTATCAGAACGGAATATATTCATGGTGATGGGTATCGCCGATTTGGAAAACGAAATAAAGAAGTACCGAAAAGCCAATTTAAATATGTAGAAGAAATGAATGTTTTCGCTTGTCCGATGGGATGTATTTTAGAATATGTAACAACGGATCGTGAAGGATACCGTCAATACAAATCGAATCCAGAAGACTGCGCTGTTTGTCCGTTACGTGAGGTGTGCTTTTCAAAGAAACAAAAACAAAAAGTTATCACTCATCATATATGGGAGAAATATAAGGATATTGCTAAAAAAACAAGCTAACAGCTACAGGGAAAAGGTTGTATAAAGTACGCTGTTCCACTATAGAGCGAAGCTTTGCGGACGCCAAAGAACTACATGGCTACCGCTATGCCCGGTTTCGAGGGCTGAAGTCTGTCCAAATGCAAGCTTATCTCACCGCAGCTTGTCAAAATATGAAAAAAATAGCCCTCCACCTGACCAAAAAGGGTCTGGTGGAGGGCTATTTTTCTAAATTCTATTATTTTATGTTGTTTTTATTCGCTAAAATCAAAAAAGATTACAGAGTGTTGGGAACCCTAAAGGGTTTCCCAACACTCTGATAAAAACGACATATTTATATGTCGTTTTTATTTTACTAACTGTGTTTTCTCTTGGATAATAACTTTTATTTTTCGAAATATCAATCTATTCCCAAAACCAATACATCGTAACCATCTAACATTTTACGGCCATCTAAGTCTGTTAGTTCTACTAGAAATACGATTCCCGATATAATTCCACCAGCCTCCTCAACTAACTTGATAATTGCTTCAATAGTTCTTCCAGTAGTTAACACATCATCAGTAATTAACACACGTTGCCCTGGTTTAATCGCATCATTATTTATTGTTAGAATATCTTTTACGTTCTCATTATCAAATCCAACCAGGGTCCCTAATTTACGAACCGGTATAAAACCTATTCCCAAAGCATATGAAACTGGGCAACCAAAAATAAACCCTCGAGATTCCATGCCTATTACAAGGTCAATATTTAAATCTTTTGCATATAGGTAATAATTTTATCTGTTGCTGCTTTATATACAGTGCCATTTTTTATTAAAGATGAGATATTTTTTAGAAAAATTTCTTTTGATCTACACTCCAGTTCATTTGCTATATGTTGTTTAATATCTACTACCTCCCAAAGTATAAGCGGTATGTCCATACAAGACCATTACTATAACTATTCAATACATCTATTTAATTCCTAGTGTCTTCTTTAAAATGATGAATTTTCAGAAAAACAATTATATATATTTATTTTTCATCAATAATTTTTTGGAAGACCTCAAAATTATCCGTT
It encodes:
- a CDS encoding Tn3 family transposase, with protein sequence MKTRELLTDIQRTFFYKIPSQMDERELIRYYTLSDEELQIVNQQRGDHNRLGFAIQISYPRFPGRPLLAKEKIPQFLVNFLAKQIGVASWEVQNYARTRDTTRREHVNKIRNLYNLRTFTLREYRELARWLLPLAMKTENGYLLVEALIQEMRKRKIILPAVYAIEHLAWSVRERARKRIFKYLTKGLSSYQYEQLDTLLYTHEEKKSSLLSWLRQPPGVIALKNFHEILDRLEFIQSLDLPLDNGKEIHQNRLIQMAREGSRYSIQHLSRFNERKRYATIMAFLIHIYAFLTDQGLDMFAKLMGRMFNRGENKHNKLFQKDGKSINEKVRLYVEIGKALIEAKELETDPFEAVQSIISWEKFIHSVHEAESLARPIEFDYLDLLDNHYGHFRKMAPRLLNRYVFKASSTSQTVLQALELLKEANQSGKRKIPDNVPTDFIKSKWMKYVYQDDKINRHYYEFSVFSELLNTLRSGDMWVKGSKQYKDFEEYLLPPHTWQHMKQTQQIPLEFTEDVEKYLNKRFEQLDIELSKVNCLIANQDLQGVTIYGDKIQVASLKKMVPEDVEEITRLVYDLLPRIKLTDLLVEVDTWTQFSKHFVHLHTQKAPKEKSILFAAILSDGINLGLSKMADACPNISYSQLAWIADWYIRDESYTKALGDIANFHHKQPFSSYWGEGTTSSSDGQFFRAGGTSSPLAQVNGKYGHDPGLSFYTHISDQYHPFYVQVISSSEEAPHIIDGLLYHETDLQIEEHYTDAAGFVDHIFGMCHMLGFRFSPRIKTIDNHKIYTLSVPTIYDHINFMVGGTIQVKKIRENWDEILRLVSSVRQGTVTASLILKKLSSYPRQNSLCIALREIGRIERSLYMLKWIQDPEHRRKVQVELNKGESKNSLARAVFFNQLGEIRDRSYEDQLHRASGLQLIISAIVTWNSIYISRAIETLRNNGIHIPEEYIQHISPLGWEHIALTGDYIWNLNQELNFENLRPLRKNRIKQK
- the atxA gene encoding anthrax toxin expression trans-acting transcriptional regulator AtxA, whose protein sequence is MLTPISIEKEHIRLINLLHFINEQNRWFTIKELSDYLQVADKTVRKYLKLLEDEIPPSWNLLVQKGKGIYLKKPLNESLSFVESKILRKSLNLQICEELVFKKNSMQSLAQKLHLQVGALYPIINQINYDIQSSHLNIKKKPLEISGREQDVRVFMLRLYCNIPNDYWPFPYINKQNITDLINKMEKILNVQMYTYSKHKLCVLFAITISRLLSGNTIDNVSGLILVNKNDDHYKTVASITSELQNSFGVTLHETEISFLALALLLSLGNSITTDSNKTLTSYKKTIMPLAKEITKGIEHKLQLGINYDESFLTYVVLIIKKALDKNFIQYYNYNIKFIRHIKQRHPNTFNTIQECISNLNYTVYSHFDCYEISLLTMHFETQRMLFKNNPKKIYVYTSQGCIHREYISALLEKRYNGLIKIVRNTIINLTNESLQDMEIDIIISNVNLPIKNIPIVQISEFPTERDFHEIKKII
- a CDS encoding recombinase family protein is translated as MIYGYARVSAQDQNLDTQIEQLLKYGVDKIVKEKISGVSQEKIELDDLLSQLLKGDTLVVTRMDRLGRNTIQLLQFVEHLREKGVHFAVLNLGIDTRTPTGKFFLTVMSAFSELDREMIKEKQIAGIKLAKQKGVYRGRIKKYTEQHAGMNHAIELRQQTKKTIKEICAITDVSQAALYRKLRELKKDEKTIL
- a CDS encoding histidine kinase N-terminal domain-containing protein, which encodes MEATKRYLCLYLKESQEKFISNWKKRILVHEHDPYKNEIIKNGTHLLHVFTMYMREEINLQDIEDISKKIAQERMDAKVNIADFIYNTNEGKKEILNTLFLLNPTGQECKVVIEQINLFFDHLIYSTIYSYYKLKKEYIHSYYELKKKYN